Proteins encoded within one genomic window of Microcebus murinus isolate Inina chromosome 8, M.murinus_Inina_mat1.0, whole genome shotgun sequence:
- the ARL4C gene encoding ADP-ribosylation factor-like protein 4C produces the protein MGNISSNISAFQSLHIVMLGLDSAGKTTVLYRLKFNEFVNTVPTIGFNTEKIKLSNGTAKGISCHFWDVGGQEKLRPLWKSYSRCTDGIIYVVDSVDVDRLEEAKTELHKVTKFAENQGTPLLVIANKQDLPKSLPVAEIEKQLALHELIPATTYHVQPACAIIGEGLTEGMDKLYEMILKRRKSLKQKKKR, from the coding sequence ATGGGCAACATCTCCTCCAACATCTCGGCCTTCCAGTCCCTGCACATCGTCATGCTGGGCTTGGACTCGGCCGGCAAGACCACGGTGCTCTACCGGCTCAAGTTCAACGAGTTCGTGAACACGGTGCCCACCATCGGCTTCAACACGGAGAAGATCAAGCTGAGCAACGGCACGGCCAAGGGCATCAGCTGCCACTTCTGGGACGTGGGCGGCCAGGAGAAGCTGCGGCCGCTGTGGAAGTCCTACAGCCGCTGCACGGACGGCATCATCTACGTGGTGGACTCGGTGGACGTGGACCGGCTGGAGGAGGCCAAGACGGAGCTGCACAAGGTGACCAAGTTCGCCGAGAACCAGGGCACACCGCTGCTGGTCATCGCCAACAAGCAGGACCTGCCCAAGTCGCTGCCGGTGGCCGAGATCGAGAAGCAGCTGGCGCTGCACGAGCTCATCCCGGCCACCACCTACCACGTCCAGCCGGCGTGCGCCATCATCGGCGAGGGCCTCACCGAGGGCATGGACAAGCTCTATGAGATGATCCTGAAGCGCAGGAAGTCCCTCAAGCAGAAGAAGAAGCGGTAA